TAATACGCTGTTACCACAATCAGTGATATCAAAGAACTTATTTATTGCCTAACGCCGTAGCCAATCTCCTGTCGACATCCTTGGCGCAGCGGAAGCCTATATAATTAGAACAGAAATTACCGGTTACCCCGCCGCAGGTACCCTGCTGGCGATAGGTATTCCTGAGAAACTTGGGGAATAATATCCACGAACCGCCCCTTAAGGTATGCCCTGAACCCTTCTTCCGGCTCATTTCTTTATTGTAATTATACGAATCCTCATAAATATCTTCGCACCATTCAGCGACGTTTCCAATCATCTGGAAGCATCCATAAGGACTTTTGCCTGATTCATACTTATTGTCTGCAGATGGGACAGAGCCGCCGGAGCCGGTAAGGGCATTATTACAGGCATTTTCATCCCAGTTATTTCCCCATGGGTATATAAATTCTTTGGTCCCGCGGGCGGCTTTTTCCCATTCAGCTTCCGTCAACAAACGCTTGCCCGCCCACTTGGCGTATTCATTGGCATCCTTCCAGGAAACATGGACAACCGGATGATCCATCCTGTCCTTAATCCCCTTGCCGTCTCCTTCGGGGTCGCGCCAATTAGCACCCCGGACTTCCATGAGTTCGCAATCCTTCCAAACCCAGCTTTTCCCCGATATTTCCGCCTCTGTTTTATAGTTCTTGTTGGATTTAACAAAAATCTCGAACTGGGCATTGGTAATTTCGTATTTATCTATATAGAATTCCTTTACATCAATAGTGGACTGCACCGGCTTTTCAAAGGGCTCCCCATCATCCGTTCCAATGCTAAACTGCCCGCCCGGCACGATAACCATTTCGGCATTATCATTATTTGATTTAATCAACCTGTAAACCCCGTCTGTTTTTCCGTTAATACTATCAGGGGTTATCCCGCAAAGCGCAAAAAAGTCCATCTCTATTTTGGTTTCCAGTTCGTCTAACGTTTTACCATTACCCGTTAACTTATCCGTATACTGCGCCTTTTCTTCTTCATCCAATTCAACCTTTGCCAGATTCCCTTTAAGGCTTATGATATGATTACGGGATTGTTTAAGCTCCCCTACCAAATCAATATATTCTTCCGGTGTTTTTACGTTGCCGACCGATTCATCCAGCTTGGCTACGGAATCCTGGTATGCCGTATAATCCTCTTTAAATAATCCGCATTCAATATCCCTGATTTTGGCAACGACCTTGTCGCCAAGCACTTTCAGGTATTTGTCTTTATCACATTCGCTCTTGAACTGTTTGGAAAACTCTAATTGCTCATTCAGTTTCTTTCCCTCCAAACCGGTTTCATAGCTTTTATAACGGTCTACCTGATAAGCCATTTGCAGGTCATCGAAAAGGGTGGCTGCCAATTCCGTTGCGGTCACGGCGTCAGGGTGTTCGTCTTTCAGTTCCTTCAAATCCGAAACCATCGTTTCTATCTTACCCAGGTATCCGGAGGCCTTCTCACGAGCCATAACCTTCACCTTAAAATACATCGCCGAAGGCACCAGCTCATATTCCTCTGTTTTTATATTGATGAAATCAGAATCAAGCTTGGGATACAATTTATCATACTGGTTTTTTGAATCGAATTTCATGATATCATTGAAACTGTTTTGCAAATTGCTCAGCTTGGTCCCGGTAAAAACAAGCGGGGATTCTTCGAGCATTTTCGCAGCCACCAGCGACATTATTTTCTTGTTCCATCGTTCGGTTAAGGTATCCTGGAGTTTCTTGAGGTCGTTGTTCGATTGGACCAAAGTGCTTTCGATTGTCCCGAATTCCTCCCATGCCGCATCAAGGTCTTTCAAAAGGAGCGCGTTGATTTTCGCCAGCCATTTTTTTATGAATGCGTCCTTAAGTCCCTGCAGCGGCGCGCTTTCCTTGCGCTCCAGCAAAGCGGAAGGCACCAGGTTATATTCCCTCCAGACAAAGTTCAGTTTATCACCCTTTTCTACCATGCCTTCTATTTTATCAGCCCATTTGGTAATCATGGAAGAACGGCGGTCGCTTACATCGTCATGCTCCTGGTATTTCGGGTCTATCTTGGTAAGGGCGGTCCAAGTCTCGGTAAATCTCGATTGCTTTATAAGGCCGTCAATCTGTACCAGGGCATTTTTGGTGGCGTCATTCAGGCTTGAGCCTGCCGCAGCACGGCCGTCTTTTCCCTGCGGCTTGAAAAGGACGCTGTATGCGAAAACACCTATGCCGATCATCAATACCGCCGCGATG
The sequence above is a segment of the Planctomycetota bacterium genome. Coding sequences within it:
- a CDS encoding SUMF1/EgtB/PvdO family nonheme iron enzyme; its protein translation is MPDPTEQAGQPAQTAEIKTIGEFEYSTKRLLGKGAWGEVYRGKQKSLNREVAIKILKKELSADPEFVKRFKREATTLATMTDEHIIQVYSVGEKDGEYFFIMEFVQGQPLSKFVERGRKFAVNEIVYVADSVARALRAAWESPAKIVHRDIKPANIMVSYSSSMMKPPTDSQPGGSVSESMAVMDVNIMETKVKVMDFGLAKLNENVDGEATMAGTVIGTPKYISPEQGMGSAADIRSDIYSLGIVMYEMATGRIPFESDSAMSMIRHHIYDTAANVSQFAQDFPRELEAIIMKCIQKDPNARYLSPAQLIEDLEAFRAQQAPIHASTSALDATMVSDFAKRQKKSSRMLYIGFGIAAVLMIGIGVFAYSVLFKPQGKDGRAAAGSSLNDATKNALVQIDGLIKQSRFTETWTALTKIDPKYQEHDDVSDRRSSMITKWADKIEGMVEKGDKLNFVWREYNLVPSALLERKESAPLQGLKDAFIKKWLAKINALLLKDLDAAWEEFGTIESTLVQSNNDLKKLQDTLTERWNKKIMSLVAAKMLEESPLVFTGTKLSNLQNSFNDIMKFDSKNQYDKLYPKLDSDFINIKTEEYELVPSAMYFKVKVMAREKASGYLGKIETMVSDLKELKDEHPDAVTATELAATLFDDLQMAYQVDRYKSYETGLEGKKLNEQLEFSKQFKSECDKDKYLKVLGDKVVAKIRDIECGLFKEDYTAYQDSVAKLDESVGNVKTPEEYIDLVGELKQSRNHIISLKGNLAKVELDEEEKAQYTDKLTGNGKTLDELETKIEMDFFALCGITPDSINGKTDGVYRLIKSNNDNAEMVIVPGGQFSIGTDDGEPFEKPVQSTIDVKEFYIDKYEITNAQFEIFVKSNKNYKTEAEISGKSWVWKDCELMEVRGANWRDPEGDGKGIKDRMDHPVVHVSWKDANEYAKWAGKRLLTEAEWEKAARGTKEFIYPWGNNWDENACNNALTGSGGSVPSADNKYESGKSPYGCFQMIGNVAEWCEDIYEDSYNYNKEMSRKKGSGHTLRGGSWILFPKFLRNTYRQQGTCGGVTGNFCSNYIGFRCAKDVDRRLATALGNK